The proteins below are encoded in one region of Rhodopirellula halodulae:
- a CDS encoding glutamine amidotransferase: MAKVYYVGDWAVMLGPVFAETPFNYTHKGTEIFNYGTWLKEAFESTGRHEVTSVPTWDFYRLGPGEFEDVLAEYDVLVFSDVEAKNFQLAPQFFDRSKFGNQPLTFPDRVRLTVEAIEGGTHAMFLGGWLSFNGEMGKGGWGRTGLKNVLPVTCLEIEDLRESTEGFTGQGVAVDHPVIAGVDLESMPPILGYNIVKPRKGCDVIASWKETGDPLLSVGQFGKGRVLSYMSDPAPHWGCNFVYWDGYQKLWSQALDWLLDGTH; this comes from the coding sequence ATGGCAAAGGTTTATTATGTGGGTGATTGGGCTGTGATGCTCGGCCCCGTCTTCGCGGAAACTCCGTTCAACTACACGCATAAAGGCACGGAGATTTTTAACTATGGAACTTGGTTGAAAGAAGCATTTGAGTCGACTGGGAGACACGAGGTGACCTCCGTTCCGACTTGGGACTTTTATCGCTTGGGCCCCGGCGAGTTTGAGGATGTTTTGGCCGAGTACGACGTGCTGGTTTTTTCCGATGTGGAAGCGAAGAACTTTCAGCTGGCGCCGCAGTTCTTCGACCGCAGCAAGTTCGGCAACCAACCACTTACCTTTCCCGATCGTGTGCGTTTGACGGTGGAGGCGATCGAAGGCGGGACGCACGCAATGTTCCTTGGCGGTTGGTTGAGCTTCAATGGCGAAATGGGTAAAGGCGGTTGGGGTCGCACCGGTTTGAAGAACGTCCTGCCGGTGACGTGTCTTGAGATTGAAGACCTTCGTGAGAGCACGGAAGGTTTCACTGGCCAAGGTGTGGCCGTTGATCACCCTGTCATTGCCGGGGTGGACTTGGAATCAATGCCTCCGATTCTGGGATACAACATCGTCAAACCGCGAAAAGGATGCGATGTGATTGCGAGTTGGAAAGAAACCGGCGATCCGCTGTTGAGTGTCGGGCAATTCGGTAAGGGGCGGGTGCTCTCATACATGTCCGACCCGGCACCGCACTGGGGTTGCAACTTTGTGTACTGGGATGGTTACCAGAAACTTTGGTCGCAAGCTTTGGACTGGCTGTTGGACGGTACGCATTGA
- a CDS encoding sodium:solute symporter family protein translates to MKLTTLDYIIIAAFFVVSISIGLIASRRAGKSFSEYFLAGGKMPWWMLGLSMVATTFAADTPNFVANVVRTQGVSGNWMWWSFLLTGLLTVFVYARLWKRSGVLTDLEFYEIRYSGRPAGFLRGFRAIYLGVVFNCLVMANVTLAGIKLGGILLGWSPLQTVLLAGTVTVAYTLMGGLRGVILTDCFQFVLAMVGAIAAAVVVCDLPEVGGFANLLVHENVAGKLSLLPDFSDTNALIPLLVIPLAVQWWSSWYPGSEPGGGGYVAQRMLGARSELDATTATLLFQVAHYAIRPWPWIIVAFASLVVFPDLQSISDAFPNIDPKIVKDDLAYPAMLTFLPSGLLGIVIASLMAAFMSTISTQLNWGSSYIAHDFYRRFVAPDASEKTLVTVGRVSTVGLMVIAGLVALTLESAMDGFSILLQIGAGTGLIYILRWFWWRINAFTEIAGMVVSFVVAMFFRFGYPMLGWERPEDWQQLLIGVFVTTIAWLLVTFLSPVTDLAVLKDFYRRIRPGGSGWGPVRDALARDGVELESGESITAGIRAMVAATFMTYALLFGTGYLLYGQWISFGVSFLVAVAAGITLVRWWPSLKISHS, encoded by the coding sequence ATGAAGCTCACCACTCTCGACTACATCATCATCGCCGCGTTCTTTGTTGTCTCGATCTCGATTGGGCTGATTGCATCCCGGCGTGCTGGGAAGAGCTTTTCGGAGTACTTCCTGGCCGGCGGAAAAATGCCTTGGTGGATGCTGGGGCTTTCGATGGTGGCAACGACGTTTGCCGCGGACACACCCAACTTCGTCGCGAATGTCGTGCGCACGCAAGGCGTCAGTGGGAATTGGATGTGGTGGTCGTTCTTGTTGACTGGGCTGCTAACCGTCTTTGTTTACGCTCGGCTATGGAAACGCAGCGGGGTGCTGACGGATCTTGAGTTTTATGAGATCCGATACAGCGGTCGGCCGGCGGGATTTCTTCGTGGGTTTCGTGCGATCTATCTGGGGGTTGTGTTCAATTGTTTGGTGATGGCCAACGTGACGCTCGCCGGTATCAAGCTCGGTGGAATCCTGCTTGGTTGGTCGCCCCTACAAACCGTGTTGTTGGCAGGAACTGTGACCGTTGCCTACACGTTGATGGGCGGCTTGCGGGGTGTGATCTTGACGGACTGTTTTCAGTTCGTGCTCGCGATGGTGGGCGCGATCGCGGCGGCGGTTGTCGTTTGTGATCTTCCTGAAGTTGGTGGGTTTGCGAATCTACTCGTTCATGAAAACGTCGCTGGCAAGTTGAGTTTGTTGCCGGACTTCTCTGACACCAATGCATTGATTCCGTTGTTGGTCATCCCGCTCGCGGTGCAGTGGTGGAGCAGTTGGTATCCAGGATCCGAGCCCGGTGGTGGTGGCTACGTTGCGCAACGCATGTTGGGTGCGCGATCGGAGCTGGATGCAACGACGGCCACGCTGCTATTTCAAGTGGCTCACTACGCGATTCGTCCGTGGCCATGGATCATCGTGGCGTTTGCCTCGCTCGTCGTCTTTCCCGATTTGCAATCGATCAGCGACGCGTTTCCGAACATCGATCCCAAGATTGTGAAGGACGACTTGGCCTATCCTGCCATGCTGACTTTTCTGCCGTCGGGACTGCTCGGCATTGTCATCGCGAGTTTGATGGCCGCATTCATGTCCACCATCTCGACGCAACTGAATTGGGGGTCGTCCTACATTGCTCACGACTTTTATCGACGATTTGTGGCACCGGATGCTTCCGAGAAAACGTTGGTGACCGTCGGACGGGTGTCCACGGTGGGACTGATGGTGATTGCGGGTTTGGTGGCGTTGACACTGGAAAGTGCGATGGACGGGTTCAGCATTCTGCTACAGATCGGAGCCGGCACGGGATTGATCTACATCCTGCGATGGTTCTGGTGGCGGATCAACGCGTTCACCGAGATCGCGGGCATGGTGGTGTCGTTCGTCGTCGCGATGTTCTTTCGCTTTGGCTATCCGATGCTCGGTTGGGAAAGGCCTGAGGACTGGCAACAGCTGCTGATTGGCGTGTTCGTGACAACGATCGCTTGGTTGTTGGTGACGTTTCTTTCACCCGTGACTGACCTCGCCGTGCTCAAAGATTTCTATCGGAGGATCCGTCCGGGTGGATCGGGATGGGGGCCGGTTCGGGATGCATTGGCACGTGACGGGGTGGAGCTGGAATCGGGGGAATCAATCACGGCAGGCATTCGAGCCATGGTGGCGGCCACGTTCATGACCTACGCGTTGTTGTTCGGAACCGGTTATCTGCTGTACGGCCAATGGATTTCTTTTGGAGTCAGCTTTCTTGTGGCGGTTGCCGCCGGCATTACTTTGGTCCGTTGGTGGCCATCTTTGAAAATCTCTCACTCGTGA
- a CDS encoding helix-turn-helix domain-containing protein → MSSLDPPPPLCGAIVTEVTLVDRLERQERGAFQSDSLPGHLIHVCVSGEVEQRSGGVTQRFEAGDAVWYYENEPVQGSVLTPPWIFYTVNFQAPSLLPPPLPQRVCSAGPNAADRMVELLDVWRSTELPETQRHLRVHAILYALIADLLPTQSQHHRIDDSTQAWWQLEVQLRGQLDQPIDLNRLEQLSGRSQRHITRACRLATGLSPMKRVKQIRLSYARGLTQLSDLSMTEISMRIGYTRVQEFSRDYHAAFGCTPSQDRLAGPDYRQSKRSSQR, encoded by the coding sequence ATGAGCTCTCTCGATCCACCTCCGCCGTTATGCGGTGCAATCGTCACCGAGGTCACACTCGTGGACCGACTTGAACGACAAGAACGCGGCGCGTTTCAAAGTGATTCACTGCCCGGCCATCTGATTCACGTCTGCGTCTCGGGAGAGGTCGAACAACGATCGGGCGGCGTGACACAACGGTTCGAAGCCGGCGACGCGGTTTGGTACTACGAGAACGAACCGGTCCAAGGCAGCGTGTTGACCCCACCCTGGATTTTCTACACGGTGAACTTTCAGGCACCGTCGCTGCTCCCGCCACCGCTGCCACAACGGGTCTGTTCAGCCGGCCCGAACGCGGCGGATCGCATGGTCGAATTGCTTGATGTTTGGCGGTCAACAGAGTTGCCGGAAACCCAACGACATCTTCGCGTCCATGCCATTCTGTATGCTCTGATCGCTGACCTGCTGCCAACCCAATCGCAACACCACCGCATTGACGACTCGACACAGGCTTGGTGGCAACTCGAAGTTCAACTCCGCGGACAACTCGATCAACCCATCGATCTCAATCGGCTGGAACAACTCAGTGGCCGATCCCAACGACACATCACACGTGCTTGCCGCTTGGCAACTGGACTGTCACCAATGAAACGGGTCAAACAAATTCGACTGAGCTATGCGCGCGGATTGACACAACTTTCCGATCTCTCCATGACGGAAATCTCCATGCGTATCGGATACACGCGAGTTCAGGAATTCAGCCGCGACTACCACGCAGCGTTCGGCTGCACACCCTCACAAGATCGACTCGCCGGACCAGACTACCGGCAAAGCAAACGTTCCAGCCAACGCTGA
- a CDS encoding DUF6786 family protein: MSFRSTILLLVAVTTVFAAKVSSAGEGFSEDLDFLNEHTQVVLLKNGDAAVAVVPAYQARVMTSTFDIESGPSLGWINRPVIERGLLSDQEEKGTLEEHIYVFGGEERFWLGPEGGQYALFFPPGAKFEFSQWSTPAAIDTEAFELLDKTASSAKFKHSTKLINHSGTEFVVDIDRTVRLLDQRDASKLLGIPLAGDLKMVAYETDNQITNAGTSPWEAESGLLSIWILGMYNPSPNTNVVIPFRSGDSKTLGPLVNDSYFGKVPDEYLKVGEQELFFRGDGTRRGKIGITSQRSKGIAGSYDAAGQVLNIVTYNVQEAPHGFVNSMWELQDEPYAGDAINAYNDGSPEPGKPPLGPFYELETSSPAAALQPNEAMRHVQRTYHFNGTEADLDPIANHLLGVSLEAIRTAF; the protein is encoded by the coding sequence ATGAGTTTCAGATCGACAATTCTGCTCTTGGTTGCAGTGACGACGGTGTTCGCTGCGAAAGTGTCCTCCGCAGGTGAAGGGTTCTCCGAGGACCTGGATTTTCTCAATGAACACACGCAGGTGGTGCTACTAAAGAATGGTGATGCGGCAGTCGCGGTGGTTCCCGCCTACCAAGCACGTGTGATGACCAGCACGTTTGACATTGAGTCCGGCCCCAGCCTTGGATGGATCAATCGTCCCGTTATCGAAAGAGGACTGCTCTCTGACCAGGAAGAAAAGGGAACGCTTGAAGAGCATATCTACGTCTTTGGCGGGGAAGAGCGCTTTTGGCTCGGCCCTGAAGGTGGGCAGTACGCGTTGTTCTTTCCACCCGGCGCAAAATTTGAATTCTCGCAATGGTCCACGCCGGCGGCGATTGATACCGAAGCATTTGAGCTGTTGGACAAGACGGCGTCGTCTGCAAAGTTCAAGCATTCAACCAAGCTGATCAACCACAGTGGAACCGAGTTTGTCGTGGACATCGACCGCACGGTGAGGTTGTTAGATCAACGGGATGCGTCGAAGCTGTTGGGAATTCCGCTTGCGGGTGACTTGAAAATGGTGGCTTACGAAACTGACAATCAAATTACAAATGCTGGAACCAGCCCGTGGGAAGCAGAGAGCGGTCTGTTGTCCATATGGATTTTGGGCATGTACAATCCTTCCCCCAATACCAACGTCGTGATTCCTTTTCGATCGGGCGATTCGAAAACGCTTGGACCGTTAGTCAATGACAGTTACTTCGGAAAAGTTCCCGACGAGTATTTAAAAGTTGGCGAACAGGAGCTGTTTTTCCGAGGCGATGGAACTCGAAGAGGAAAGATTGGCATCACGTCTCAACGTTCGAAGGGCATCGCTGGAAGCTACGATGCGGCCGGTCAGGTCCTCAACATTGTCACCTACAACGTGCAGGAGGCTCCGCACGGTTTTGTCAATTCGATGTGGGAGTTGCAAGACGAGCCCTACGCCGGGGATGCCATCAATGCTTACAACGATGGATCGCCTGAACCAGGCAAGCCGCCATTGGGACCTTTCTATGAGTTGGAAACTTCGTCTCCCGCTGCGGCTCTGCAGCCTAATGAAGCGATGCGGCACGTCCAACGTACCTATCATTTCAATGGAACCGAAGCAGATCTTGATCCGATTGCAAATCATTTGCTCGGTGTCTCGTTGGAGGCGATCCGCACCGCTTTTTAG
- a CDS encoding family 43 glycosylhydrolase, translating to MVTINADEPPLPAVKVTHLPLKGIGAEAGVMRRDPSDIIRVDDLYYVWYSKGKISPGYDATIWYATSENGVDWIEQGLALAKGEAGGWDGASVFTPNILVADGRFFLFYTGTSRDYRKGFNPDSKIGIAVSNSADGPWTRLANNPALKNSDDPDDFDSHLVDDACLIVREGKYWLYYKGRQLGKGPGQTQMGLAIAESPEGPYVRHPANPVIPGNHEVLVWPQGKGVAAMIGTTGPKQIVNSVLFADDGVHFSKTHDVVDGPWAGGAYRPEAFTESGAGKVPAWGVEIGRPNGGKTRLPFIQRFETSVED from the coding sequence ATGGTCACCATCAACGCGGATGAGCCACCGTTGCCCGCTGTCAAAGTGACCCATCTGCCACTCAAGGGAATTGGGGCGGAAGCCGGCGTCATGCGTCGAGATCCAAGTGACATCATCCGAGTTGATGATCTTTATTACGTGTGGTACTCCAAGGGCAAGATTTCGCCCGGCTATGACGCGACGATTTGGTATGCAACATCGGAGAATGGTGTCGACTGGATCGAGCAAGGCTTGGCTCTCGCGAAAGGTGAGGCAGGAGGTTGGGATGGAGCCAGTGTTTTTACACCCAACATTCTTGTGGCAGATGGACGCTTCTTTCTGTTCTACACGGGGACCTCGCGAGACTATCGAAAGGGGTTCAACCCTGATTCGAAAATCGGCATCGCCGTTTCGAACTCAGCCGATGGTCCGTGGACGCGTCTCGCGAACAATCCGGCGTTGAAGAACAGTGATGATCCCGATGACTTTGACAGCCACTTGGTTGACGATGCTTGTTTGATTGTTAGAGAGGGGAAGTACTGGCTTTACTACAAGGGACGGCAGCTCGGGAAAGGACCAGGGCAAACGCAGATGGGGCTGGCGATCGCCGAGTCCCCGGAAGGACCGTATGTTCGTCACCCCGCGAATCCGGTTATCCCGGGAAACCACGAAGTTTTGGTTTGGCCGCAGGGAAAAGGCGTTGCGGCAATGATTGGAACGACAGGTCCCAAGCAGATCGTCAACTCGGTCCTTTTTGCCGACGACGGAGTGCATTTTTCAAAGACGCATGATGTTGTCGACGGCCCTTGGGCAGGTGGTGCGTATCGACCAGAAGCCTTCACAGAAAGCGGTGCGGGAAAGGTTCCCGCGTGGGGTGTTGAAATTGGTAGACCGAACGGTGGCAAGACTCGATTGCCGTTCATCCAGCGATTTGAAACTTCGGTGGAGGATTGA
- a CDS encoding sulfatase-like hydrolase/transferase, whose protein sequence is MSKTVLAVVLALAAFCPFNIAEGAEDPPNFIVFLTDDQGWGDLGCYGHPIIQSPNLDKFASEGLRLTRCYAACSVCSPSRSAILTGRTPYRNGVWRWIPGGSIYHLRDSEITITSLLKKRGYETCHAGKWHLNGKFNSDDQPQPDDHGYDHWLATQNNASPNHMNPINYVRNGEAVGRMEGPSAVIAADEVIDWLKSRQNSETPFFITVWTHEPHLPIESAPQYMKHYADIEDEGIRQHHGNITQLDDAFGKLMAAVDDMGYRDNTVVFYTSDNGPEGNGTKGRTRGSTGGLRGRKRATHEGGIRVPGIVRWPGKIKAGSVSETPVIGSDIFPTICDVLDIPLPTDRTIDGTSLLPLFAEQSVQREQPLYWRNHLAPTEFRVGMRVGDWKIVGSDDLRSFELYNIEQDWQETTDVSKKFPEKFAAMREALIKHDAEVLAEGPDWWKLDQPKQRKNSPAVEPPLGKDTTGDFDVVRGSSVTSTDFGYRISPEAEGIALQKLDDPIVDQAMIQLKYRSTQQSGVTRNGALVLASEPTNESSFKIGTAIGMNRHVAFEGGWANVGNAASTQAVFKPDDTFEITVSIDLSESRGSAEINGTTIRFTLPSNLESVQYVGFYAKATSTEFTAPLVE, encoded by the coding sequence ATGTCCAAAACCGTTCTTGCCGTCGTCTTGGCTCTAGCAGCCTTCTGCCCGTTCAACATTGCTGAAGGGGCAGAAGATCCACCCAATTTCATTGTGTTCTTAACAGACGATCAGGGCTGGGGCGATCTTGGCTGTTACGGCCATCCGATCATCCAGTCGCCGAACCTGGACAAGTTTGCCAGTGAAGGGTTGCGGCTTACCCGGTGCTATGCGGCATGTTCGGTCTGTTCGCCATCACGGTCGGCAATCCTGACTGGGCGAACTCCCTATCGGAATGGTGTCTGGCGGTGGATTCCGGGCGGAAGCATTTACCACCTGCGTGACAGCGAGATCACGATTACCTCGCTGCTGAAGAAGAGAGGCTACGAAACCTGCCATGCCGGAAAATGGCACCTCAATGGGAAGTTCAATTCTGACGATCAGCCGCAGCCGGATGATCACGGCTACGACCACTGGCTAGCCACACAGAACAACGCGTCTCCCAACCATATGAACCCGATCAACTATGTAAGAAACGGTGAGGCTGTTGGGCGAATGGAAGGGCCCAGCGCTGTGATCGCGGCCGACGAGGTCATCGACTGGTTAAAGAGCCGGCAGAATTCAGAGACGCCATTCTTTATCACCGTCTGGACTCACGAACCACACCTGCCGATCGAATCCGCTCCCCAATACATGAAGCACTACGCGGATATTGAAGACGAAGGAATTCGCCAGCACCATGGTAACATCACGCAGCTTGATGACGCCTTCGGTAAGCTGATGGCCGCAGTTGACGACATGGGATATCGCGACAATACCGTGGTGTTCTACACGTCGGACAACGGCCCGGAGGGCAATGGAACTAAAGGTCGGACTCGAGGATCAACCGGTGGATTGCGCGGTCGAAAACGGGCGACTCACGAAGGTGGTATCCGAGTCCCGGGCATCGTTCGTTGGCCCGGCAAAATCAAAGCCGGCAGTGTGAGCGAAACTCCGGTCATCGGTTCGGACATCTTTCCGACGATCTGCGATGTCCTCGACATACCGCTTCCAACGGATCGAACCATCGATGGGACCAGCTTGTTGCCCTTGTTCGCGGAGCAGTCTGTCCAACGCGAGCAGCCGTTGTATTGGCGGAACCACTTGGCACCGACGGAGTTTCGCGTCGGCATGCGGGTGGGCGACTGGAAGATCGTTGGGTCAGATGACCTCCGTTCGTTTGAGCTTTACAACATCGAACAAGACTGGCAAGAGACCACCGATGTCTCGAAAAAGTTTCCTGAGAAGTTTGCCGCGATGCGAGAGGCTCTGATCAAGCATGATGCGGAAGTGTTGGCCGAAGGTCCCGATTGGTGGAAGCTCGATCAACCGAAACAACGAAAGAATTCGCCAGCGGTGGAACCACCGCTCGGTAAAGACACCACGGGCGACTTTGACGTTGTTCGGGGATCCAGCGTCACGTCGACGGACTTTGGCTATCGCATTTCTCCGGAAGCCGAGGGGATCGCGCTGCAGAAGTTGGATGATCCGATCGTGGATCAAGCCATGATTCAACTGAAGTATCGGAGTACGCAACAAAGTGGAGTCACTCGAAATGGAGCCCTGGTCTTGGCGTCCGAACCGACCAATGAATCGAGTTTCAAAATCGGAACTGCCATTGGCATGAATCGGCACGTCGCTTTCGAGGGTGGATGGGCGAACGTCGGTAATGCCGCATCAACACAAGCGGTCTTTAAGCCAGACGATACCTTTGAGATTACGGTTTCAATTGATCTTTCCGAGTCAAGAGGTTCAGCTGAAATCAATGGAACAACGATCCGTTTCACGTTGCCGTCGAATCTAGAATCGGTCCAGTACGTCGGTTTCTATGCGAAGGCAACGTCGACGGAGTTCACCGCGCCGCTGGTCGAATAA
- a CDS encoding sulfatase family protein: protein MLGINSLLPIVVAEVVETFSLGMVWLKVLTTSVAIRPYSIGCLVLLASSIACAAERPNIIFMLTDDLGYSDVGCYGAEKVKTPHIDQLAAEGTRFTDFHTAASICSPSRAAFLTGAYPQRAGLYMGINPNRTAHWFLGLRPDEITIAEQLSKHGYATHMVGKWHLGTEPEFLPRTQGFDSYYGMPCNFSHSPKFFDGDKVVFARTPLDRLTQLYTERVTKIIHDQATRSEPFFLYYAHNYPHTPYQAGKDFKGSSKDGVRGDVMQELDWGIGEMMAALRKSGIADNTIVIFTSDNGPTANQYAKPYRGTKYVTFEGGHRVPFIFHWPARIKEPSVSDVGINAMDVFPTLSAAIGAELPKERVYDGENLLPLFEGIPLKRPTAQPFFYYNCENLQAIRSGPWKLHLPRSQEQLPFWDRNRAFADLRNPVLYNLDTDLAESTNVAADNPQIVNELMELGDSIRQNLGEFMQRGRQQRPTGSLFPDVPVISHEKDWDTLDPAIVKAIAKQRQKRHPNHARKR, encoded by the coding sequence ATGCTAGGCATTAATAGTCTGCTGCCGATCGTCGTAGCGGAAGTCGTTGAGACTTTCAGTCTTGGAATGGTGTGGTTGAAAGTATTGACGACTTCCGTTGCAATTAGACCCTATTCGATTGGTTGCCTGGTGCTGCTCGCATCCTCGATTGCGTGTGCAGCAGAACGACCCAACATCATTTTTATGCTGACTGATGATCTGGGCTACTCCGACGTTGGCTGCTATGGAGCTGAGAAGGTCAAGACACCGCACATTGACCAGCTTGCTGCCGAAGGAACCCGGTTTACGGATTTCCATACGGCAGCTTCCATCTGTTCGCCGTCACGAGCGGCGTTTCTGACGGGCGCTTATCCGCAGCGTGCCGGTCTTTACATGGGAATCAATCCAAATCGGACAGCCCATTGGTTCCTTGGACTGCGTCCGGATGAGATCACGATTGCCGAGCAACTCAGCAAGCACGGGTACGCCACTCACATGGTCGGCAAATGGCACCTGGGCACAGAGCCGGAATTCCTGCCTCGGACGCAGGGCTTTGACAGCTATTACGGCATGCCATGCAACTTTAGCCACTCGCCGAAGTTCTTCGACGGAGACAAAGTGGTATTTGCACGAACGCCGCTTGATCGGCTGACACAGCTGTATACGGAACGTGTCACGAAGATCATTCACGACCAGGCGACTCGCAGCGAGCCATTCTTTCTCTACTACGCCCACAACTATCCCCACACGCCGTACCAGGCGGGCAAGGACTTCAAGGGGAGTTCAAAGGATGGTGTCCGAGGCGATGTCATGCAGGAACTCGACTGGGGCATCGGTGAGATGATGGCCGCGCTGAGAAAATCGGGCATCGCGGACAACACGATCGTGATCTTCACATCCGATAACGGACCGACCGCCAATCAATACGCCAAACCATATCGAGGAACAAAGTACGTCACATTTGAAGGCGGGCACCGCGTTCCGTTCATCTTCCACTGGCCGGCCCGAATCAAAGAGCCGTCGGTATCCGATGTTGGTATCAACGCAATGGACGTGTTTCCGACGCTGTCCGCGGCCATCGGAGCGGAGTTGCCGAAGGAGCGTGTTTACGATGGGGAAAATTTGCTGCCGCTCTTCGAAGGGATTCCGCTCAAGCGTCCAACAGCACAGCCGTTCTTCTACTACAACTGCGAGAATCTCCAGGCCATCCGAAGCGGACCGTGGAAGCTCCATCTGCCGCGAAGTCAGGAACAATTACCGTTTTGGGATAGGAACAGAGCGTTTGCAGATCTTCGAAATCCGGTTCTGTACAACCTCGACACAGACTTAGCGGAAAGCACGAACGTTGCAGCCGACAATCCACAGATTGTGAATGAGTTGATGGAACTCGGCGATTCCATTCGTCAGAATCTTGGCGAGTTTATGCAGCGTGGCCGACAACAGCGTCCTACCGGTTCACTCTTCCCCGACGTGCCCGTGATCAGTCACGAGAAAGATTGGGACACTCTGGATCCAGCCATAGTCAAAGCAATTGCGAAGCAGCGGCAGAAGCGACATCCAAACCATGCCAGAAAACGGTAG